From Ruminococcus sp. HUN007, a single genomic window includes:
- a CDS encoding AAA-like domain-containing protein, whose protein sequence is MAKVFNVTGNCDPADHYMVDLSERLDVIRTMIGNGQYITVNRARQYGKTTTLHMLRKVLSEEYYIALIDFQTSMTHAEFENQNDFALAFALAFSDAMAAWNCPDSIREIQKKLISAVDNASPKFGLIMLFRYFKDICRTADKPVVLMIDEIDRASNNQIFLDFLSLLRGGYIERASVPTFRSVILAGVHDIRNLQLKIRPDSEHRHNSPWNIANALDIDMSFSCEDIAGMLEEYEADHCTGMDIAGISEQIFDYTSGYPVLVSMICQINDKKLSENAWTKDGIAEAAKIIVNESVPLFESLINKIEDNPDLRDMLYSVLFKGEEYTFTPDNHIIGMANMYGFITNDTGKVRIANRIFETRLYNYFLSVEKTSNALAQDSAFHRNEYIENGLLNMEKILERFIVVYTDIYGSQTDEFLEEAGRRLFLLFIRPIINGSANYYIEARTRDLRRTDLIIDYKGKQYIIEMKIWHGPEYNERGEKQLADYLDYYHITKGYMLSFNFNKNKQTGTKTISVGDKTIFEAVV, encoded by the coding sequence ATGGCAAAAGTATTCAATGTGACCGGCAACTGTGATCCGGCTGATCATTACATGGTCGATCTGTCAGAGCGCCTTGATGTGATCAGAACAATGATCGGAAACGGTCAGTATATTACTGTAAACCGTGCCAGACAGTACGGGAAAACTACTACCCTCCACATGCTGAGAAAAGTACTTAGCGAAGAATACTATATCGCTCTTATAGATTTTCAGACAAGTATGACGCACGCCGAATTTGAAAATCAGAATGACTTTGCTCTCGCTTTTGCACTTGCATTTTCAGATGCCATGGCTGCATGGAACTGTCCCGACAGTATCAGAGAGATACAGAAGAAGCTCATCTCTGCAGTTGACAATGCTTCACCTAAATTTGGTCTTATCATGCTGTTCCGTTATTTTAAAGACATCTGCCGGACTGCCGACAAACCTGTGGTTCTGATGATCGATGAGATTGACCGCGCATCGAACAATCAGATCTTTCTGGACTTTTTATCTCTTCTCAGAGGCGGATATATCGAACGTGCTTCCGTTCCGACTTTCCGTTCGGTAATTCTCGCGGGTGTCCATGACATAAGAAATCTTCAGCTTAAGATCCGTCCGGATTCTGAACACAGACACAACAGTCCGTGGAATATAGCGAATGCTCTTGACATCGACATGAGTTTTTCATGTGAAGATATCGCAGGTATGCTTGAGGAATATGAAGCCGATCACTGCACCGGCATGGATATAGCAGGAATATCGGAACAGATCTTCGACTATACTTCCGGATATCCGGTTCTCGTTTCAATGATCTGCCAAATCAATGATAAAAAGCTTTCTGAAAACGCCTGGACTAAGGACGGCATAGCAGAAGCTGCAAAGATCATTGTAAATGAATCGGTTCCGCTTTTTGAATCACTGATAAATAAAATCGAAGACAATCCTGATCTGCGTGACATGCTGTATTCAGTTCTTTTCAAAGGCGAAGAATACACCTTCACTCCGGACAATCATATTATCGGCATGGCGAATATGTACGGTTTCATCACAAACGACACCGGAAAAGTCCGCATCGCCAACCGCATATTTGAAACAAGGCTTTACAATTATTTTCTGTCCGTCGAAAAGACTTCAAACGCCCTTGCACAGGACAGCGCTTTTCACAGGAATGAATACATCGAAAACGGCTTGCTCAATATGGAAAAGATCCTTGAAAGATTTATCGTCGTTTATACCGATATATACGGCAGCCAGACTGATGAATTTCTCGAAGAAGCCGGAAGAAGACTGTTTCTTCTTTTCATCCGTCCGATCATCAACGGAAGTGCAAACTACTATATCGAAGCCCGCACCCGTGACCTGAGACGAACTGATCTGATCATTGATTACAAAGGAAAACAGTACATCATCGAAATGAAGATCTGGCACGGTCCCGAATACAATGAACGAGGCGAAAAACAGCTCGCCGATTACCTTGACTACTACCACATAACCAAAGGCTATATGCTGAGTTTCAACTTCAACAAGAACAAGCAGACCGGTACGAAAACCATTTCTGTAGGTGATAAAACCATTTTCGAAGCAGTGGTATGA
- a CDS encoding PTS ascorbate transporter subunit IIC, with protein sequence MAAKKQVPLRLSEKLYNDIASWAEDDFRSVNGQIEYLLTECVKQRRKNGGYVGKEIDAPLDIDVEDFES encoded by the coding sequence ATGGCTGCAAAAAAACAGGTCCCGCTCCGCTTGTCCGAAAAACTATACAACGACATAGCATCATGGGCGGAAGATGATTTCAGGTCAGTGAACGGACAGATAGAGTACCTGCTGACCGAATGTGTAAAACAAAGGCGAAAAAACGGCGGATACGTCGGTAAAGAGATCGACGCACCACTGGATATAGATGTGGAGGATTTTGAATCGTGA
- a CDS encoding SPFH domain-containing protein, producing the protein MKEKIITTNKNGMAMLIFIIIAYLVAIPLIPIGLSSCTGIGTVLGVISIIWVLLGWILTLGLKVLKPQEALVLTLFGKYKGTLKGDGFFWVNPFCTAFNPAAATKLRQSGDVSGDNSSLFSLSTGTGSDAASLQLAQTNKKISLKIMTLNNNKQKINDCLGNPIEIGIAVMWRVTDTAKAVFEVDNYKEYLSLQCDTALRNIVRLYPYDVAENVDTTGDGIADEGSLRGSSEIVAGRIRDEIQEKVQIAGIEIIEARITYLAYAPEIAAAMLQRQQASAVVDARKLIVDGAVGMVEMALEQLSEKNVVELDDERKAAMVSNLLVVLCGNHDAQPVVNSGSIY; encoded by the coding sequence ATGAAAGAGAAAATCATTACAACCAACAAAAACGGCATGGCTATGCTTATCTTCATCATTATCGCATATCTTGTTGCTATTCCGCTCATCCCGATCGGACTTTCATCATGCACAGGAATCGGAACAGTTCTCGGCGTAATTTCGATCATCTGGGTACTGCTCGGCTGGATCCTTACTCTGGGCCTTAAGGTTTTAAAGCCACAGGAAGCACTCGTGCTCACACTCTTCGGTAAATACAAGGGCACTCTCAAAGGCGACGGTTTCTTCTGGGTAAATCCTTTCTGCACAGCTTTCAACCCGGCAGCTGCAACAAAACTCAGACAGAGCGGTGACGTTTCAGGCGACAACAGTTCACTGTTCTCACTGAGCACCGGAACCGGCTCAGATGCTGCAAGTCTTCAGCTTGCTCAGACTAACAAGAAGATCTCACTCAAGATCATGACACTCAACAACAACAAGCAGAAGATCAACGACTGCCTCGGCAACCCTATCGAGATCGGCATCGCAGTTATGTGGCGTGTTACTGACACTGCAAAGGCAGTTTTTGAAGTAGACAACTACAAGGAATACCTTTCACTCCAGTGCGACACAGCACTCAGAAACATTGTAAGACTCTATCCTTATGATGTAGCTGAAAATGTAGACACAACAGGCGACGGCATTGCCGATGAAGGCAGCCTCCGCGGTTCAAGCGAGATCGTTGCGGGACGTATCCGCGACGAGATCCAGGAAAAAGTTCAGATAGCCGGCATCGAGATAATCGAAGCACGTATCACATACCTTGCATACGCTCCGGAGATCGCAGCAGCAATGCTCCAGAGACAGCAGGCTTCAGCAGTAGTTGACGCAAGAAAACTCATCGTTGACGGTGCGGTAGGCATGGTTGAAATGGCTCTTGAACAGCTTTCCGAAAAGAATGTCGTTGAACTCGATGACGAGAGAAAAGCCGCAATGGTATCCAATCTTCTCGTTGTCCTCTGCGGCAACCACGATGCTCAGCCTGTAGTTAATTCAGGAAGTATTTACTGA
- a CDS encoding serine acetyltransferase, with amino-acid sequence MGTLNEKRINCIVQTILEDYEDDRTINKTDFCNQPDKEAITGIIEKLLKIMYPGYFDDKVYRVYSIKNNLSAAIEDIIYHLNKQIKIVLRYNADMFGMPDEKLSVMAEEITCEFMEKIPEIRSFLETDVQAAFDGDPAAVSKEEVILSYPGIYAITVYRIAHELFNLGVPMIPRIMTEHAHSITGIDIHPGATIGKYFFIDHGTGIVIGETTVIGDHVKMYQGVTLGGLSTSGGQRLKGVKRHPTIKDNVTLYSGSSILGGETVIEENVVVGGNTFVTESVASDSRVSMKKQELQIKNRKK; translated from the coding sequence GTGGGAACTCTTAATGAAAAAAGAATAAACTGCATAGTTCAGACCATTCTCGAAGACTACGAGGATGACCGTACAATAAATAAAACAGATTTCTGCAACCAGCCGGACAAGGAGGCTATAACGGGGATCATTGAAAAGCTTCTCAAGATCATGTATCCGGGTTATTTTGATGACAAGGTCTACAGGGTCTACAGTATAAAAAACAATCTTTCGGCTGCTATCGAGGATATCATTTATCACCTCAATAAGCAGATCAAGATCGTTCTCCGCTATAACGCCGATATGTTCGGCATGCCGGATGAAAAACTGAGTGTGATGGCTGAGGAGATCACCTGTGAATTTATGGAGAAGATCCCTGAAATACGTTCGTTCCTGGAAACAGATGTACAGGCTGCTTTTGACGGGGACCCGGCGGCGGTAAGCAAGGAGGAAGTTATTCTTTCCTATCCGGGTATATATGCGATAACAGTCTACAGGATAGCACATGAGCTGTTTAATCTCGGAGTTCCTATGATACCGAGAATAATGACCGAACACGCACACAGCATAACGGGTATCGATATCCATCCGGGTGCGACTATCGGAAAATACTTCTTTATCGACCACGGTACCGGCATCGTAATCGGTGAGACTACTGTGATAGGTGATCACGTAAAGATGTATCAGGGGGTTACTCTCGGCGGTCTGTCCACAAGCGGCGGACAGAGGCTCAAGGGCGTGAAGCGTCATCCTACAATAAAGGATAACGTTACGCTTTACTCCGGTTCTTCCATACTCGGCGGTGAGACGGTCATCGAGGAAAACGTCGTTGTCGGAGGTAACACCTTCGTTACGGAATCAGTTGCAAGTGATTCGCGTGTAAGTATGAAGAAGCAGGAACTGCAGATAAAAAACAGGAAAAAGTGA
- a CDS encoding ATP-binding protein, translated as MTMTVEDMKKLSPDGCQIIDIRSEMELSYGKIPGAVHIKQDALYGNEYIDRSGKPVIICCSRGEFSVEAAEKLREEGVNAFSLEGGYRAWLMDAINEPAARVSAEDVEMSLRKKFKKNIWCRFTKALNMYELIKPGDRIAVCISGGKDSMLMAKCFQELKRHNKFEFDVKYLVMDPGYSPDNRRIIEENAKNLNIPIEIFESQIFDSVFNIEKSPCYLCARMRRGHLYTFAKQLGCNKIALGHHYDDVIETILMGMLYGAQVQTMMPKLHSTNFEGMELIRPLYLVREDDIKAWRDYNNLHFIQCACKFTDTCVSCDNEENQSKRIEIKNLIKTLKKTNPLVESHIFKSVENVCLDTVIAYKKNGEKISFLDHYDDE; from the coding sequence ATGACGATGACAGTTGAGGATATGAAAAAACTTTCCCCTGACGGCTGCCAGATAATCGATATACGAAGCGAAATGGAGCTTTCCTATGGAAAGATTCCAGGGGCTGTACACATAAAGCAGGATGCCCTTTACGGAAATGAATATATCGACAGAAGCGGGAAACCGGTCATCATCTGCTGCAGCAGAGGCGAATTCAGTGTTGAAGCTGCGGAAAAACTCCGTGAGGAAGGCGTAAATGCATTCAGCCTCGAAGGCGGATACCGTGCATGGCTTATGGATGCGATAAATGAACCGGCAGCCCGTGTTTCTGCGGAAGATGTGGAAATGAGTCTGCGAAAGAAATTCAAGAAAAACATCTGGTGCAGGTTTACTAAGGCTCTCAATATGTATGAACTGATAAAGCCGGGTGACAGGATAGCAGTCTGTATTTCAGGCGGCAAGGATTCCATGCTCATGGCGAAGTGCTTTCAGGAACTTAAGCGTCACAACAAGTTTGAGTTCGACGTGAAGTATCTTGTCATGGATCCGGGATACAGTCCGGACAACAGACGCATAATTGAGGAGAACGCGAAGAACTTAAATATTCCGATAGAGATTTTCGAGTCGCAGATATTTGATTCGGTTTTCAATATCGAAAAGTCGCCGTGCTATCTCTGTGCGAGAATGAGAAGGGGACATCTTTACACATTTGCAAAGCAGCTTGGCTGCAACAAGATAGCTCTTGGACATCACTACGATGATGTTATTGAAACGATCCTCATGGGAATGCTCTACGGCGCACAGGTACAGACCATGATGCCGAAGCTGCACAGCACGAATTTCGAGGGAATGGAACTTATTCGTCCGCTCTATCTGGTACGTGAGGATGACATCAAGGCGTGGCGTGACTACAATAATCTTCATTTTATCCAGTGTGCATGCAAGTTTACCGACACATGTGTAAGCTGCGACAACGAAGAAAACCAGTCCAAGCGCATCGAAATCAAGAATCTTATAAAGACACTTAAAAAGACCAATCCGCTGGTCGAAAGCCACATTTTCAAGAGCGTCGAGAATGTCTGTCTTGACACGGTCATCGCCTACAAGAAAAACGGCGAAAAGATCAGTTTTCTTGATCATTACGATGACGAATAA